The Gemmatimonadota bacterium genome has a segment encoding these proteins:
- a CDS encoding tetratricopeptide repeat protein, whose translation MRVIILFFILLVPLSAHSRPVVAVLPFEEANTDWLSEGMAWSLSDKLRRVSGLQMVDADRLNAALSKYQTPVQIGQSAGATLVLYGACRLQRDQLQISARVLRVDTDDIMELGEVSGPLESLFALQDSVIYRFLDGVDLSSTVIEWEAILRRPTRSVRAYAHWVRARRMLTGNAEDPDVVRDYLGRALAEDADYADAHSHLGLLFVAQRRFKEALDALQTAVRLKPDDPLTRYNLGVTYASLGQPHNAAIAFRDAIRLMPDDPITHYNLGILYHLQDNHEAAIAPLQTAVRLKPDFAVAYLTLGIALANTQSLTRAEDALKEAIRLSPENADAHYNLGVVYIEMGHGDQATEVLEQAISHNPEHADAHFNLGRAYEALGRYDEAVAAFKQAAQFNPDYADLHFNLGIAHTEAGRFEEAIRTLHTARRIYPRDPLIYHNMGIAYRNAARFEEAENAFREALRLNPHLADIHLSLGSLQLDMGRYEQGLSSIREAVRLTPKNADAHRYLGEALAYLKQYPDAVQAFRKAIELKGDDGDAHLSLGMIYLQAGQKTAAASALKTGLRLSPGHPDSLAIAREIARLQKRPEEVSTYLNRARAFENAGLLDEAIDTYRRAASLSPDNADIQHALGMACLRANRPEDALLAFRKVLGLRPDHPDANLIRDFIRRMEEGQ comes from the coding sequence ATGCGCGTCATTATTCTATTTTTTATTTTGTTGGTGCCCCTGTCGGCTCACAGTCGTCCGGTGGTCGCGGTTTTGCCTTTTGAAGAGGCGAATACCGATTGGCTCTCGGAGGGTATGGCCTGGAGTTTGTCGGATAAGCTCCGCCGCGTGTCGGGGCTGCAAATGGTCGATGCTGATCGGCTGAATGCCGCTTTGTCTAAATATCAGACGCCTGTGCAAATTGGCCAGTCGGCAGGTGCAACACTGGTCCTGTACGGTGCCTGTCGGCTGCAGAGAGACCAGCTCCAGATCTCCGCCCGCGTTTTGCGGGTTGATACCGATGATATTATGGAACTGGGAGAGGTGTCCGGTCCTCTTGAGTCCCTTTTTGCCCTGCAGGACAGTGTGATATACCGCTTCCTGGACGGTGTTGATCTCAGTTCCACCGTCATCGAATGGGAGGCGATTCTTCGCAGACCCACCCGATCTGTTCGGGCTTATGCCCACTGGGTGCGCGCCCGGCGTATGCTGACTGGCAATGCCGAGGACCCGGATGTTGTGCGCGATTATCTCGGTCGCGCCCTTGCCGAGGATGCCGATTATGCCGATGCCCATAGCCACCTGGGTTTGCTCTTTGTCGCGCAACGCCGGTTCAAAGAGGCGCTCGATGCTCTGCAGACGGCGGTTCGTCTCAAGCCTGATGATCCTCTGACCCGCTACAACCTGGGGGTGACTTATGCCAGTTTAGGGCAGCCTCATAATGCAGCTATTGCGTTTCGGGACGCGATTCGCCTCATGCCTGATGATCCCATTACTCACTACAATCTGGGTATTCTATACCATCTTCAGGACAATCACGAGGCCGCTATTGCGCCTTTGCAGACGGCGGTTCGTCTCAAGCCCGATTTCGCGGTTGCTTATTTGACGCTGGGCATTGCGCTGGCGAATACGCAATCCCTCACCCGCGCAGAAGATGCGCTGAAAGAGGCGATTCGCCTGTCTCCCGAAAATGCCGATGCGCACTACAATCTGGGCGTTGTCTATATCGAGATGGGGCATGGCGATCAGGCTACCGAAGTTTTAGAGCAGGCTATCTCGCACAATCCAGAGCACGCCGATGCCCATTTTAATCTGGGGCGCGCTTATGAGGCACTGGGTCGCTATGATGAAGCGGTCGCTGCCTTCAAACAGGCGGCTCAATTCAATCCCGATTATGCCGATTTGCACTTTAATCTGGGTATTGCCCATACCGAGGCCGGGCGTTTTGAGGAGGCTATTCGCACCCTGCACACTGCCCGCCGGATCTATCCGCGAGATCCGCTTATCTATCACAATATGGGTATTGCGTATCGAAATGCCGCGCGTTTTGAAGAGGCGGAAAATGCTTTTCGAGAAGCGCTCCGTCTCAATCCCCATCTGGCTGATATTCACCTGTCTCTGGGTAGCCTGCAACTGGATATGGGGCGCTATGAGCAGGGTCTTTCATCCATTCGAGAGGCTGTGCGCCTGACGCCCAAAAATGCCGATGCCCACCGCTATCTGGGCGAGGCTCTGGCTTATTTGAAACAGTATCCGGATGCGGTTCAGGCTTTCCGAAAAGCCATTGAGCTTAAGGGCGACGATGGAGACGCCCATCTCAGTCTGGGTATGATCTATTTGCAGGCTGGACAAAAAACTGCGGCTGCATCCGCTCTCAAAACGGGTCTTCGACTCAGTCCCGGGCACCCCGATTCTCTGGCTATTGCCCGCGAGATCGCGCGGTTGCAGAAGCGGCCTGAGGAGGTCAGTACTTATCTGAACCGCGCCCGCGCTTTTGAGAATGCCGGGCTTTTGGACGAAGCGATTGATACCTACCGCAGAGCCGCCAGTCTCAGTCCCGATAATGCCGATATTCAACACGCCCTGGGCATGGCCTGCCTGCGGGCGAACCGTCCGGAAGACGCGCTGCTCGCTTTTCGGAAGGTTCTCGGGCTTCGTCCAGATCATCCCGATGCAAATCTCATCCGTGATTTTATCCGCCGCATGGAAGAGGGACAATGA
- a CDS encoding CRTAC1 family protein: MTMIRVALFLFLLCVPHSTAADAIRFTEIAEKAGIHFVHSTGARGGWHYVETMGSGCALFDADGDGDLDLYLVNGANLPGQPVRGRNALYRNDTTKAIRLTDITESSGASGRGYGMGCTVGDADNDGDLDLYVTGYPENILYVNNGDATFKDASQQANVTAGGWSAGAVFFDFEADGDLDLYVVRYLAYNPAREPVCERSGVRTYCAPYRFRGAPDLLYLNSGDGIFEDISQRAGIADPRGKGLGVLSLDYDRDGDIDLYIANDTTPNFLYRNDGDRFTEVGHKVGVGLSASGRPQAGMGVDAGDVDGDGRTDLIVTNFSYESNAFYHHTELGVFAEASVRLGLVGPSTLPLGFGTHFFDADSDGDLDLFVANGHIFPNVSDFSSAESYPQTDQFFRYTAGVFEDVSESAGFTLPAVSRGSALGDIDADGDLDLVVLVADARPHLYRNDTPSAYPWVIVELKSANRSAIGARVTLTAGGRTQSREVRSQSGYLSSGDPRLHFGLGDAEQIDRLDIWWPSGRTQTLNNLAPNQILVIEE, translated from the coding sequence ATGACCATGATTCGCGTTGCGTTGTTCCTGTTCCTGCTTTGTGTGCCCCATTCTACCGCCGCTGATGCTATCCGTTTTACTGAGATAGCGGAGAAGGCGGGGATCCATTTTGTCCACAGTACCGGGGCCAGGGGCGGATGGCACTATGTCGAGACGATGGGTTCTGGCTGTGCGCTTTTCGACGCGGATGGCGATGGGGATCTGGATCTCTATCTGGTCAATGGTGCCAATCTGCCCGGGCAACCGGTTCGGGGTCGCAATGCGCTGTATCGCAATGATACGACTAAAGCGATTCGCCTGACTGATATTACCGAATCTTCGGGTGCGTCCGGGCGAGGCTATGGCATGGGGTGTACTGTGGGCGATGCGGATAATGACGGCGATCTGGATCTCTACGTTACCGGCTATCCCGAAAATATTTTGTATGTGAACAATGGCGATGCTACTTTCAAAGACGCTTCACAGCAGGCGAATGTGACCGCAGGCGGATGGAGCGCGGGTGCGGTTTTTTTCGATTTTGAAGCCGATGGAGACCTGGATCTCTATGTGGTGCGCTATCTCGCGTACAATCCCGCCCGCGAGCCGGTTTGCGAACGCAGTGGTGTGCGGACCTATTGCGCGCCGTACCGGTTTCGGGGTGCTCCCGATTTGTTGTATCTGAATAGTGGCGACGGCATATTTGAAGATATTTCTCAGCGGGCTGGTATCGCCGATCCCCGGGGCAAGGGGCTGGGCGTGCTCTCGCTGGATTACGACCGGGATGGCGATATTGATCTCTATATCGCCAATGATACGACGCCCAATTTTCTCTATCGAAATGACGGCGATCGCTTTACTGAGGTCGGTCACAAAGTGGGTGTGGGTTTAAGTGCCTCGGGCCGTCCACAGGCCGGCATGGGCGTGGATGCTGGAGATGTGGATGGCGATGGGCGCACGGATCTTATTGTTACCAATTTTTCCTATGAGTCAAATGCTTTCTATCACCACACAGAACTGGGTGTTTTTGCAGAGGCCAGTGTCCGCCTGGGTCTTGTGGGACCGAGTACTCTTCCTCTGGGTTTTGGCACACATTTCTTTGATGCGGATAGCGATGGGGATCTGGATCTTTTTGTGGCCAATGGTCATATTTTTCCCAATGTATCGGATTTCTCTTCTGCCGAGTCCTACCCTCAGACCGATCAGTTTTTCCGCTATACCGCAGGTGTTTTTGAAGACGTTTCCGAATCGGCGGGTTTCACATTGCCCGCTGTCAGCCGGGGTTCGGCACTGGGCGATATAGATGCCGATGGGGATCTGGATCTGGTTGTGCTCGTCGCCGATGCCCGTCCGCATCTCTACAGGAATGATACGCCGTCTGCCTATCCATGGGTTATTGTTGAGCTAAAGAGCGCGAATCGCAGTGCGATTGGTGCTCGCGTCACCCTTACGGCAGGTGGGCGTACCCAATCTCGAGAGGTGCGAAGTCAATCCGGGTATCTCTCTTCTGGAGATCCGCGTCTCCACTTCGGTCTGGGCGATGCCGAACAGATTGATCGTCTCGATATCTGGTGGCCCTCTGGACGCACCCAAACTCTGAACAATCTGGCTCCGAATCAGATTCTGGTCATTGAGGAATAG